One genomic segment of Ricinus communis isolate WT05 ecotype wild-type chromosome 5, ASM1957865v1, whole genome shotgun sequence includes these proteins:
- the LOC8286255 gene encoding uncharacterized protein LOC8286255 isoform X7, whose product MESKKRWSVTYTKHMKQKRKVYQDGFLDHHIATNKVKLFDDCEKLLECKILKGEEVVSSDQTLTFSGYLVDIGDPEGEVYFDNKSLHSIDKKTDERPRPNFIHRRKFRSPSISSSDKNDALVNNLSPSKKIIREFKKSELQRYGAFQSCPDTVKPGFTEWRVMYTTQITQKAKKYHDGFLRLTSSGSFGRQIMLYDERREVLDSRFLTKDEVLRSHESITFNAHLVDIGEPEGETQISGDLNIQGNTANVVGKKGIKHEHRNYLEANSSVAKEWHTLYTSQITQKAKKFHNGILRLTTSGSCRMQIWQVTLLNEDKTILSSKFLNLSEDVRSGSTFVLLKYLVEVGEPHSPRETANIAYSSKDAGSNFNISNVEKIQNIAHSGKYEDSSSIYTGNLTKTSKIAATNKSLRDISSAEGLQNPDTKIHNPEDCQAPLLDDGPSEHKDNRGSSESAGIEKYYNPTPNEEIATTGGGKLFCDSQIGTSDQSHPHNAEADIKQRDEAFASGFSSLAHEHKKRTEQLKSAREIHEWPTFDLGF is encoded by the exons ATGGAGTCGAAGAAGAGATGGAGCGTAACCTATACGAAACACATGAAGCAAAAGAGGAAAGTCTATCAAGACGGTTTCTTAGACCATCACATCGCAACCAACAAA GTGAAGCTGTTTGACGACTGCGAGAAGCTATTAGAGTGCAAGATATTAAAAGGCGAAGAAGTTGTTAGCTCCGATCAAACATTGACATTTAGCGGTTATCTAGTGGATATTGGAGATCCTGAAGGCGaggtttattttgataataagtCTCTGCATAGCATAGATAAGAAAACTGATGAGAGACCTAGACCTAATTTCATTCATCGAAGAAAGTTTCGAAGTccttcaatttcttcttctg ataagaatgatGCGCTGGTGAATAATCTAAGTCCGTCGAAGAAAATTATTAGAG AGTTCAAGAAAAGTGAACTGCAAAGATATGGAGCATTTCAGAGTTGTCCAGATACGGTAAAACCGGGGTTCACAG AGTGGCGGGTCATGTACACAACACAAATTACTCAAAAGGCCAAGAAATATCATGATGGTTTCTTGAGACTTACAAGTAGTGGATCCTTTGGGAGGCAG ATTATGCTGTATGATGAAAGGAGAGAAGTTTTAGATAGCAGGTTCCTTACGAAAGATGAGGTATTAAGATCTCATGAATCCATAACATTTAACGCTCATTTGGTTGACATTGGAGAACCTGAAGGGGAAACTCAAATCTCTGGAGATTTGAATATTCAAGGTAACACTGCCAATGTTGTTGGCAAAAAAGGAATAAAGCATGAACATCGGAATTATCTTGAAGCCAACAGCTCTGTGGCCAAAG AGTGGCATACGCTTTATACTAGTCAGATAACTCAGAAGGCCAAGAAGTTCCATAATGGCATCCTTAGGCTGACGACTTCTGGTTCTTGCAGAATGCAG ATATGGCAGGTGACTTTACTAAATGAAGATAAAACCATTCTGAGCAGTAAATTCCTCAATTTATCTGAAGATGTCAGAAGTGGCAGCACATTTGTGCTGCTCAAATATTTAGTGGAAGTTGGTGAGCCGCATAGCCCTAGAG AAACCGCAAACATTGCTTATTCAAGCAAAGATGCAGGTTCAAATTTTAACATTTCCAATGTAG aaaaaattcaaaacatTGCTCATTCAGGGAAGTATGAAGATTCAAGTAGCATCTACACTGGAAACCTGACCAAAACAAGCAAGATTGCTGCGACAAACAAATCCTTACGTGACA TTTCCTCTGCTGAGGGGCTTCAGAATCCAGATACCAAGATACATAATCCTGAAGATTGTCAAGCACCTTTACTAGATGATGGACCAAGTGAACATAAGGATAATAGGGGATCAAGTGAAAGTGCAGGCATTGAGAAATACTATAATCCTACGCCTAACGAAG AAATAGCTACTACTGGAGGTGGTAAACTCTTCTGTGACAGTCAAATTGGAACTTCTGACCAG TCTCATCCACACAATGCTGAGGCTGACATCAAACAACGTGATGAAGCTTTTGCTTCTGGTTTTTCAAGTTTAGCCCATGAACATAAAAAGAGGACTGAGCAGCTTAAGAGTGCAAGGGAAATCCATGAATGGCCAACTTTTGATCTTGGATTTTGA
- the LOC8286255 gene encoding uncharacterized protein LOC8286255 isoform X1 yields MESKKRWSVTYTKHMKQKRKVYQDGFLDHHIATNKVKLFDDCEKLLECKILKGEEVVSSDQTLTFSGYLVDIGDPEGEVYFDNKSLHSIDKKTDERPRPNFIHRRKFRSPSISSSDKNDALVNNLSPSKKIIREFKKSELQRYGAFQSCPDTVKPGFTEWRVMYTTQITQKAKKYHDGFLRLTSSGSFGRQIMLYDERREVLDSRFLTKDEVLRSHESITFNAHLVDIGEPEGETQISGDLNIQGNTANVVGKKGIKHEHRNYLEANSSVAKEWHTLYTSQITQKAKKFHNGILRLTTSGSCRMQIWQVTLLNEDKTILSSKFLNLSEDVRSGSTFVLLKYLVEVGEPHSPRETANIAYSSKDAGSNFNISNVAYSSFANSIFEKIQNIAHSGKYEDSSSIYTGNLTKTSKIAATNKSLRDIHHILSILQKPVAHGRVAMECTDKNMTAPVSSAEGLQNPDTKIHNPEDCQAPLLDDGPSEHKDNRGSSESAGIEKYYNPTPNEEIATTGGGKLFCDSQIGTSDQSHPHNAEADIKQRDEAFASGFSSLAHEHKKRTEQLKSAREIHEWPTFDLGF; encoded by the exons ATGGAGTCGAAGAAGAGATGGAGCGTAACCTATACGAAACACATGAAGCAAAAGAGGAAAGTCTATCAAGACGGTTTCTTAGACCATCACATCGCAACCAACAAA GTGAAGCTGTTTGACGACTGCGAGAAGCTATTAGAGTGCAAGATATTAAAAGGCGAAGAAGTTGTTAGCTCCGATCAAACATTGACATTTAGCGGTTATCTAGTGGATATTGGAGATCCTGAAGGCGaggtttattttgataataagtCTCTGCATAGCATAGATAAGAAAACTGATGAGAGACCTAGACCTAATTTCATTCATCGAAGAAAGTTTCGAAGTccttcaatttcttcttctg ataagaatgatGCGCTGGTGAATAATCTAAGTCCGTCGAAGAAAATTATTAGAG AGTTCAAGAAAAGTGAACTGCAAAGATATGGAGCATTTCAGAGTTGTCCAGATACGGTAAAACCGGGGTTCACAG AGTGGCGGGTCATGTACACAACACAAATTACTCAAAAGGCCAAGAAATATCATGATGGTTTCTTGAGACTTACAAGTAGTGGATCCTTTGGGAGGCAG ATTATGCTGTATGATGAAAGGAGAGAAGTTTTAGATAGCAGGTTCCTTACGAAAGATGAGGTATTAAGATCTCATGAATCCATAACATTTAACGCTCATTTGGTTGACATTGGAGAACCTGAAGGGGAAACTCAAATCTCTGGAGATTTGAATATTCAAGGTAACACTGCCAATGTTGTTGGCAAAAAAGGAATAAAGCATGAACATCGGAATTATCTTGAAGCCAACAGCTCTGTGGCCAAAG AGTGGCATACGCTTTATACTAGTCAGATAACTCAGAAGGCCAAGAAGTTCCATAATGGCATCCTTAGGCTGACGACTTCTGGTTCTTGCAGAATGCAG ATATGGCAGGTGACTTTACTAAATGAAGATAAAACCATTCTGAGCAGTAAATTCCTCAATTTATCTGAAGATGTCAGAAGTGGCAGCACATTTGTGCTGCTCAAATATTTAGTGGAAGTTGGTGAGCCGCATAGCCCTAGAG AAACCGCAAACATTGCTTATTCAAGCAAAGATGCAGGTTCAAATTTTAACATTTCCAATGTAG CATActcttcttttgcaaattcAATTTTTG aaaaaattcaaaacatTGCTCATTCAGGGAAGTATGAAGATTCAAGTAGCATCTACACTGGAAACCTGACCAAAACAAGCAAGATTGCTGCGACAAACAAATCCTTACGTGACA TCCATCACATTTTGTCTATTCTTCAAAAGCCTGTAGCTCACGGGCGTGTTGCCATGGAGTGTACTGACAAGAACATGACTGCACCAGTTTCCTCTGCTGAGGGGCTTCAGAATCCAGATACCAAGATACATAATCCTGAAGATTGTCAAGCACCTTTACTAGATGATGGACCAAGTGAACATAAGGATAATAGGGGATCAAGTGAAAGTGCAGGCATTGAGAAATACTATAATCCTACGCCTAACGAAG AAATAGCTACTACTGGAGGTGGTAAACTCTTCTGTGACAGTCAAATTGGAACTTCTGACCAG TCTCATCCACACAATGCTGAGGCTGACATCAAACAACGTGATGAAGCTTTTGCTTCTGGTTTTTCAAGTTTAGCCCATGAACATAAAAAGAGGACTGAGCAGCTTAAGAGTGCAAGGGAAATCCATGAATGGCCAACTTTTGATCTTGGATTTTGA
- the LOC8286255 gene encoding uncharacterized protein LOC8286255 isoform X4 translates to MESKKRWSVTYTKHMKQKRKVYQDGFLDHHIATNKVKLFDDCEKLLECKILKGEEVVSSDQTLTFSGYLVDIGDPEGEVYFDNKSLHSIDKKTDERPRPNFIHRRKFRSPSISSSDKNDALVNNLSPSKKIIREFKKSELQRYGAFQSCPDTVKPGFTEWRVMYTTQITQKAKKYHDGFLRLTSSGSFGRQIMLYDERREVLDSRFLTKDEVLRSHESITFNAHLVDIGEPEGETQISGDLNIQGNTANVVGKKGIKHEHRNYLEANSSVAKEWHTLYTSQITQKAKKFHNGILRLTTSGSCRMQIWQVTLLNEDKTILSSKFLNLSEDVRSGSTFVLLKYLVEVGEPHSPRETANIAYSSKDAGSNFNISNVAYSSFANSIFEKIQNIAHSGKYEDSSSIYTGNLTKTSKIAATNKSLRDISSAEGLQNPDTKIHNPEDCQAPLLDDGPSEHKDNRGSSESAGIEKYYNPTPNEEIATTGGGKLFCDSQIGTSDQSHPHNAEADIKQRDEAFASGFSSLAHEHKKRTEQLKSAREIHEWPTFDLGF, encoded by the exons ATGGAGTCGAAGAAGAGATGGAGCGTAACCTATACGAAACACATGAAGCAAAAGAGGAAAGTCTATCAAGACGGTTTCTTAGACCATCACATCGCAACCAACAAA GTGAAGCTGTTTGACGACTGCGAGAAGCTATTAGAGTGCAAGATATTAAAAGGCGAAGAAGTTGTTAGCTCCGATCAAACATTGACATTTAGCGGTTATCTAGTGGATATTGGAGATCCTGAAGGCGaggtttattttgataataagtCTCTGCATAGCATAGATAAGAAAACTGATGAGAGACCTAGACCTAATTTCATTCATCGAAGAAAGTTTCGAAGTccttcaatttcttcttctg ataagaatgatGCGCTGGTGAATAATCTAAGTCCGTCGAAGAAAATTATTAGAG AGTTCAAGAAAAGTGAACTGCAAAGATATGGAGCATTTCAGAGTTGTCCAGATACGGTAAAACCGGGGTTCACAG AGTGGCGGGTCATGTACACAACACAAATTACTCAAAAGGCCAAGAAATATCATGATGGTTTCTTGAGACTTACAAGTAGTGGATCCTTTGGGAGGCAG ATTATGCTGTATGATGAAAGGAGAGAAGTTTTAGATAGCAGGTTCCTTACGAAAGATGAGGTATTAAGATCTCATGAATCCATAACATTTAACGCTCATTTGGTTGACATTGGAGAACCTGAAGGGGAAACTCAAATCTCTGGAGATTTGAATATTCAAGGTAACACTGCCAATGTTGTTGGCAAAAAAGGAATAAAGCATGAACATCGGAATTATCTTGAAGCCAACAGCTCTGTGGCCAAAG AGTGGCATACGCTTTATACTAGTCAGATAACTCAGAAGGCCAAGAAGTTCCATAATGGCATCCTTAGGCTGACGACTTCTGGTTCTTGCAGAATGCAG ATATGGCAGGTGACTTTACTAAATGAAGATAAAACCATTCTGAGCAGTAAATTCCTCAATTTATCTGAAGATGTCAGAAGTGGCAGCACATTTGTGCTGCTCAAATATTTAGTGGAAGTTGGTGAGCCGCATAGCCCTAGAG AAACCGCAAACATTGCTTATTCAAGCAAAGATGCAGGTTCAAATTTTAACATTTCCAATGTAG CATActcttcttttgcaaattcAATTTTTG aaaaaattcaaaacatTGCTCATTCAGGGAAGTATGAAGATTCAAGTAGCATCTACACTGGAAACCTGACCAAAACAAGCAAGATTGCTGCGACAAACAAATCCTTACGTGACA TTTCCTCTGCTGAGGGGCTTCAGAATCCAGATACCAAGATACATAATCCTGAAGATTGTCAAGCACCTTTACTAGATGATGGACCAAGTGAACATAAGGATAATAGGGGATCAAGTGAAAGTGCAGGCATTGAGAAATACTATAATCCTACGCCTAACGAAG AAATAGCTACTACTGGAGGTGGTAAACTCTTCTGTGACAGTCAAATTGGAACTTCTGACCAG TCTCATCCACACAATGCTGAGGCTGACATCAAACAACGTGATGAAGCTTTTGCTTCTGGTTTTTCAAGTTTAGCCCATGAACATAAAAAGAGGACTGAGCAGCTTAAGAGTGCAAGGGAAATCCATGAATGGCCAACTTTTGATCTTGGATTTTGA
- the LOC8286255 gene encoding uncharacterized protein LOC8286255 isoform X2: MESKKRWSVTYTKHMKQKRKVYQDGFLDHHIATNKVKLFDDCEKLLECKILKGEEVVSSDQTLTFSGYLVDIGDPEGEVYFDNKSLHSIDKKTDERPRPNFIHRRKFRSPSISSSDKNDALVNNLSPSKKIIREFKKSELQRYGAFQSCPDTVKPGFTEWRVMYTTQITQKAKKYHDGFLRLTSSGSFGRQIMLYDERREVLDSRFLTKDEVLRSHESITFNAHLVDIGEPEGETQISGDLNIQGNTANVVGKKGIKHEHRNYLEANSSVAKEWHTLYTSQITQKAKKFHNGILRLTTSGSCRMQVTLLNEDKTILSSKFLNLSEDVRSGSTFVLLKYLVEVGEPHSPRETANIAYSSKDAGSNFNISNVAYSSFANSIFEKIQNIAHSGKYEDSSSIYTGNLTKTSKIAATNKSLRDIHHILSILQKPVAHGRVAMECTDKNMTAPVSSAEGLQNPDTKIHNPEDCQAPLLDDGPSEHKDNRGSSESAGIEKYYNPTPNEEIATTGGGKLFCDSQIGTSDQSHPHNAEADIKQRDEAFASGFSSLAHEHKKRTEQLKSAREIHEWPTFDLGF, from the exons ATGGAGTCGAAGAAGAGATGGAGCGTAACCTATACGAAACACATGAAGCAAAAGAGGAAAGTCTATCAAGACGGTTTCTTAGACCATCACATCGCAACCAACAAA GTGAAGCTGTTTGACGACTGCGAGAAGCTATTAGAGTGCAAGATATTAAAAGGCGAAGAAGTTGTTAGCTCCGATCAAACATTGACATTTAGCGGTTATCTAGTGGATATTGGAGATCCTGAAGGCGaggtttattttgataataagtCTCTGCATAGCATAGATAAGAAAACTGATGAGAGACCTAGACCTAATTTCATTCATCGAAGAAAGTTTCGAAGTccttcaatttcttcttctg ataagaatgatGCGCTGGTGAATAATCTAAGTCCGTCGAAGAAAATTATTAGAG AGTTCAAGAAAAGTGAACTGCAAAGATATGGAGCATTTCAGAGTTGTCCAGATACGGTAAAACCGGGGTTCACAG AGTGGCGGGTCATGTACACAACACAAATTACTCAAAAGGCCAAGAAATATCATGATGGTTTCTTGAGACTTACAAGTAGTGGATCCTTTGGGAGGCAG ATTATGCTGTATGATGAAAGGAGAGAAGTTTTAGATAGCAGGTTCCTTACGAAAGATGAGGTATTAAGATCTCATGAATCCATAACATTTAACGCTCATTTGGTTGACATTGGAGAACCTGAAGGGGAAACTCAAATCTCTGGAGATTTGAATATTCAAGGTAACACTGCCAATGTTGTTGGCAAAAAAGGAATAAAGCATGAACATCGGAATTATCTTGAAGCCAACAGCTCTGTGGCCAAAG AGTGGCATACGCTTTATACTAGTCAGATAACTCAGAAGGCCAAGAAGTTCCATAATGGCATCCTTAGGCTGACGACTTCTGGTTCTTGCAGAATGCAG GTGACTTTACTAAATGAAGATAAAACCATTCTGAGCAGTAAATTCCTCAATTTATCTGAAGATGTCAGAAGTGGCAGCACATTTGTGCTGCTCAAATATTTAGTGGAAGTTGGTGAGCCGCATAGCCCTAGAG AAACCGCAAACATTGCTTATTCAAGCAAAGATGCAGGTTCAAATTTTAACATTTCCAATGTAG CATActcttcttttgcaaattcAATTTTTG aaaaaattcaaaacatTGCTCATTCAGGGAAGTATGAAGATTCAAGTAGCATCTACACTGGAAACCTGACCAAAACAAGCAAGATTGCTGCGACAAACAAATCCTTACGTGACA TCCATCACATTTTGTCTATTCTTCAAAAGCCTGTAGCTCACGGGCGTGTTGCCATGGAGTGTACTGACAAGAACATGACTGCACCAGTTTCCTCTGCTGAGGGGCTTCAGAATCCAGATACCAAGATACATAATCCTGAAGATTGTCAAGCACCTTTACTAGATGATGGACCAAGTGAACATAAGGATAATAGGGGATCAAGTGAAAGTGCAGGCATTGAGAAATACTATAATCCTACGCCTAACGAAG AAATAGCTACTACTGGAGGTGGTAAACTCTTCTGTGACAGTCAAATTGGAACTTCTGACCAG TCTCATCCACACAATGCTGAGGCTGACATCAAACAACGTGATGAAGCTTTTGCTTCTGGTTTTTCAAGTTTAGCCCATGAACATAAAAAGAGGACTGAGCAGCTTAAGAGTGCAAGGGAAATCCATGAATGGCCAACTTTTGATCTTGGATTTTGA
- the LOC8286255 gene encoding uncharacterized protein LOC8286255 isoform X3: MESKKRWSVTYTKHMKQKRKVYQDGFLDHHIATNKVKLFDDCEKLLECKILKGEEVVSSDQTLTFSGYLVDIGDPEGEVYFDNKSLHSIDKKTDERPRPNFIHRRKFRSPSISSSDKNDALVNNLSPSKKIIREFKKSELQRYGAFQSCPDTVKPGFTEWRVMYTTQITQKAKKYHDGFLRLTSSGSFGRQIMLYDERREVLDSRFLTKDEVLRSHESITFNAHLVDIGEPEGETQISGDLNIQGNTANVVGKKGIKHEHRNYLEANSSVAKEWHTLYTSQITQKAKKFHNGILRLTTSGSCRMQIWQVTLLNEDKTILSSKFLNLSEDVRSGSTFVLLKYLVEVGEPHSPRETANIAYSSKDAGSNFNISNVEKIQNIAHSGKYEDSSSIYTGNLTKTSKIAATNKSLRDIHHILSILQKPVAHGRVAMECTDKNMTAPVSSAEGLQNPDTKIHNPEDCQAPLLDDGPSEHKDNRGSSESAGIEKYYNPTPNEEIATTGGGKLFCDSQIGTSDQSHPHNAEADIKQRDEAFASGFSSLAHEHKKRTEQLKSAREIHEWPTFDLGF; encoded by the exons ATGGAGTCGAAGAAGAGATGGAGCGTAACCTATACGAAACACATGAAGCAAAAGAGGAAAGTCTATCAAGACGGTTTCTTAGACCATCACATCGCAACCAACAAA GTGAAGCTGTTTGACGACTGCGAGAAGCTATTAGAGTGCAAGATATTAAAAGGCGAAGAAGTTGTTAGCTCCGATCAAACATTGACATTTAGCGGTTATCTAGTGGATATTGGAGATCCTGAAGGCGaggtttattttgataataagtCTCTGCATAGCATAGATAAGAAAACTGATGAGAGACCTAGACCTAATTTCATTCATCGAAGAAAGTTTCGAAGTccttcaatttcttcttctg ataagaatgatGCGCTGGTGAATAATCTAAGTCCGTCGAAGAAAATTATTAGAG AGTTCAAGAAAAGTGAACTGCAAAGATATGGAGCATTTCAGAGTTGTCCAGATACGGTAAAACCGGGGTTCACAG AGTGGCGGGTCATGTACACAACACAAATTACTCAAAAGGCCAAGAAATATCATGATGGTTTCTTGAGACTTACAAGTAGTGGATCCTTTGGGAGGCAG ATTATGCTGTATGATGAAAGGAGAGAAGTTTTAGATAGCAGGTTCCTTACGAAAGATGAGGTATTAAGATCTCATGAATCCATAACATTTAACGCTCATTTGGTTGACATTGGAGAACCTGAAGGGGAAACTCAAATCTCTGGAGATTTGAATATTCAAGGTAACACTGCCAATGTTGTTGGCAAAAAAGGAATAAAGCATGAACATCGGAATTATCTTGAAGCCAACAGCTCTGTGGCCAAAG AGTGGCATACGCTTTATACTAGTCAGATAACTCAGAAGGCCAAGAAGTTCCATAATGGCATCCTTAGGCTGACGACTTCTGGTTCTTGCAGAATGCAG ATATGGCAGGTGACTTTACTAAATGAAGATAAAACCATTCTGAGCAGTAAATTCCTCAATTTATCTGAAGATGTCAGAAGTGGCAGCACATTTGTGCTGCTCAAATATTTAGTGGAAGTTGGTGAGCCGCATAGCCCTAGAG AAACCGCAAACATTGCTTATTCAAGCAAAGATGCAGGTTCAAATTTTAACATTTCCAATGTAG aaaaaattcaaaacatTGCTCATTCAGGGAAGTATGAAGATTCAAGTAGCATCTACACTGGAAACCTGACCAAAACAAGCAAGATTGCTGCGACAAACAAATCCTTACGTGACA TCCATCACATTTTGTCTATTCTTCAAAAGCCTGTAGCTCACGGGCGTGTTGCCATGGAGTGTACTGACAAGAACATGACTGCACCAGTTTCCTCTGCTGAGGGGCTTCAGAATCCAGATACCAAGATACATAATCCTGAAGATTGTCAAGCACCTTTACTAGATGATGGACCAAGTGAACATAAGGATAATAGGGGATCAAGTGAAAGTGCAGGCATTGAGAAATACTATAATCCTACGCCTAACGAAG AAATAGCTACTACTGGAGGTGGTAAACTCTTCTGTGACAGTCAAATTGGAACTTCTGACCAG TCTCATCCACACAATGCTGAGGCTGACATCAAACAACGTGATGAAGCTTTTGCTTCTGGTTTTTCAAGTTTAGCCCATGAACATAAAAAGAGGACTGAGCAGCTTAAGAGTGCAAGGGAAATCCATGAATGGCCAACTTTTGATCTTGGATTTTGA
- the LOC8286255 gene encoding uncharacterized protein LOC8286255 isoform X5: MESKKRWSVTYTKHMKQKRKVYQDGFLDHHIATNKVKLFDDCEKLLECKILKGEEVVSSDQTLTFSGYLVDIGDPEGEVYFDNKSLHSIDKKTDERPRPNFIHRRKFRSPSISSSDKNDALVNNLSPSKKIIREFKKSELQRYGAFQSCPDTVKPGFTEWRVMYTTQITQKAKKYHDGFLRLTSSGSFGRQIMLYDERREVLDSRFLTKDEVLRSHESITFNAHLVDIGEPEGETQISGDLNIQGNTANVVGKKGIKHEHRNYLEANSSVAKEWHTLYTSQITQKAKKFHNGILRLTTSGSCRMQIWQVTLLNEDKTILSSKFLNLSEDVRSGSTFVLLKYLVEVGEPHSPREKIQNIAHSGKYEDSSSIYTGNLTKTSKIAATNKSLRDIHHILSILQKPVAHGRVAMECTDKNMTAPVSSAEGLQNPDTKIHNPEDCQAPLLDDGPSEHKDNRGSSESAGIEKYYNPTPNEEIATTGGGKLFCDSQIGTSDQSHPHNAEADIKQRDEAFASGFSSLAHEHKKRTEQLKSAREIHEWPTFDLGF; this comes from the exons ATGGAGTCGAAGAAGAGATGGAGCGTAACCTATACGAAACACATGAAGCAAAAGAGGAAAGTCTATCAAGACGGTTTCTTAGACCATCACATCGCAACCAACAAA GTGAAGCTGTTTGACGACTGCGAGAAGCTATTAGAGTGCAAGATATTAAAAGGCGAAGAAGTTGTTAGCTCCGATCAAACATTGACATTTAGCGGTTATCTAGTGGATATTGGAGATCCTGAAGGCGaggtttattttgataataagtCTCTGCATAGCATAGATAAGAAAACTGATGAGAGACCTAGACCTAATTTCATTCATCGAAGAAAGTTTCGAAGTccttcaatttcttcttctg ataagaatgatGCGCTGGTGAATAATCTAAGTCCGTCGAAGAAAATTATTAGAG AGTTCAAGAAAAGTGAACTGCAAAGATATGGAGCATTTCAGAGTTGTCCAGATACGGTAAAACCGGGGTTCACAG AGTGGCGGGTCATGTACACAACACAAATTACTCAAAAGGCCAAGAAATATCATGATGGTTTCTTGAGACTTACAAGTAGTGGATCCTTTGGGAGGCAG ATTATGCTGTATGATGAAAGGAGAGAAGTTTTAGATAGCAGGTTCCTTACGAAAGATGAGGTATTAAGATCTCATGAATCCATAACATTTAACGCTCATTTGGTTGACATTGGAGAACCTGAAGGGGAAACTCAAATCTCTGGAGATTTGAATATTCAAGGTAACACTGCCAATGTTGTTGGCAAAAAAGGAATAAAGCATGAACATCGGAATTATCTTGAAGCCAACAGCTCTGTGGCCAAAG AGTGGCATACGCTTTATACTAGTCAGATAACTCAGAAGGCCAAGAAGTTCCATAATGGCATCCTTAGGCTGACGACTTCTGGTTCTTGCAGAATGCAG ATATGGCAGGTGACTTTACTAAATGAAGATAAAACCATTCTGAGCAGTAAATTCCTCAATTTATCTGAAGATGTCAGAAGTGGCAGCACATTTGTGCTGCTCAAATATTTAGTGGAAGTTGGTGAGCCGCATAGCCCTAGAG aaaaaattcaaaacatTGCTCATTCAGGGAAGTATGAAGATTCAAGTAGCATCTACACTGGAAACCTGACCAAAACAAGCAAGATTGCTGCGACAAACAAATCCTTACGTGACA TCCATCACATTTTGTCTATTCTTCAAAAGCCTGTAGCTCACGGGCGTGTTGCCATGGAGTGTACTGACAAGAACATGACTGCACCAGTTTCCTCTGCTGAGGGGCTTCAGAATCCAGATACCAAGATACATAATCCTGAAGATTGTCAAGCACCTTTACTAGATGATGGACCAAGTGAACATAAGGATAATAGGGGATCAAGTGAAAGTGCAGGCATTGAGAAATACTATAATCCTACGCCTAACGAAG AAATAGCTACTACTGGAGGTGGTAAACTCTTCTGTGACAGTCAAATTGGAACTTCTGACCAG TCTCATCCACACAATGCTGAGGCTGACATCAAACAACGTGATGAAGCTTTTGCTTCTGGTTTTTCAAGTTTAGCCCATGAACATAAAAAGAGGACTGAGCAGCTTAAGAGTGCAAGGGAAATCCATGAATGGCCAACTTTTGATCTTGGATTTTGA